AGGGCTACTCCGCCTTCATCCGCTCGTAGATCTTCTTGCAGTCGGGGCAGACCGGGAACTTCTCCGGGTCGCGCCCGGGGATCCACTTCTTGCCGCACAGCGCCTTGACGGGCTTGCCGCTGAGCGCCGACTCGAGGATCTTGTCCTTCTTCACGTAGTGCGAGAACCGCTCGTGATCGCCGGGCTCGATCCCCTCGTCCTCGAGGAGCTTCTCGAGCTCGCGGTCCATCACGTCGAGGCCGCCACCGGGTTCCGTCATGCTCATGGGTCCAGGGTACGACGCGGCGCGCGACGGTGCGATGCGGTCGCGTCGCGCGCGGCCGCCACCGGGTGCGGGACTCGACCGATGACGGCCGGGAGGCGCGGGGCGGACCCGCCACGCGCCTCCCGGCCGTCGGTCGGTCGCCACGCGCCGGGGGCGACCCGCTGGGTCCCGCTGCACGGTCGGCGTGGTGGGGGCGCACAGGTCGGCGCGCGGTGCGCGACCGGTCAGTTGCGCTGGGCCGCCGCCAGGAGGTCCGGTCCGTGCCGGTCGAACGCCCGGCCGCCGATCGCGACCCCGGCGACGAGCACGAGCACGCCGACGACCGCACCGACGACCAGCGTCGCGGTCGCCCACGGGCCCGCGCCGTCGCGGAAGGCGAGCACCGCGAGCCACACGGCCGGGATCGAGAAGACCACGGTCCCGATGACCATCACCGACTGCGCGACCGTCGCGGTCACGCCGGCGGCCTGCGGCTGCTGGAACGGGTGGTCACCCGGACGCACCGTCGGGTAGGGCAGCAGGACGGAGACGATGCTCGACAGACCGAGGCCAGCCAGGAGCGCCGATGCGCCGATACCGATGAGCACCGGGAACGCCACCCAGTCACCGAAGAGCCGCGCGGACACCGCTGCACCCGCGACGAGCGCCGGGATCCCGACCACGAGCACGGGGACGACCCGACCGAGCCGGTCGCTCCAGCCGGGTGCGCCGGACGCGACGTGCAGCCAGACGGCGGTGTTGTCGTACGAGACGTCGTTGTGCGGCAGGAACCCGGCGATGAGCGCCATGAGCGGCAGCGGCACGAGCGCCGTCCAGTGCCACGGCACCCCGGCGACCCCGAGCGGGATGACGACGATCGGCACGAAGACGAGCACCAGGTACGAGGTGCGGTAGCGGGGGTCGCGTCCCCAGTAGGTCAGGGCTCGTGCGGCGACGGCGGCGACCGGCGTCGAGCCGAGCCGGTCGAACCAGCCCAGCCCGCGGTACCGACGGCTGCGCGTCCGGGACTCGACGGTCTCGAGGGCGTGGCCGACCTGTGCCCACCAGGCCCAGGCGAGGAGGGCGACCGTGACGACGGCGACGAGCATCTTGAGGAGGCCCACGCCGACCGCGCCGACCGCGACGTCCGCGGGGACGGCCCACGCTGCACCCCACGGGGTCCAGCCGGCGACGTTCGCGACCCGCTGCGTCTCGGCGCCCGCCGGGTCGATCCAGCCGCTGTCGACCAGGAGCGAGACGGTGGGCACGGCCAGGACCGCGATGACGAGCGCGACGAGCCAGCCGGCGTCACGGGTGCGGTGCTGCCCGATCAGGCGGGACCCCGCCGTGGACGCGACCCGGACGAGCAGGGCGCACGTCGCGATCGCGAGGAGACCACCGACCACCCCGAGCACCGCCGTGCCGCCGCCGCGCATCCACGTGACGGACTGGCCCACGGCGACGATCGCCACCGCGACCACCGGCACGCCGACGAGGCCGGCGACGAACAACCCGACCGCGAGGTCCTTCCGGCCGATACCGAACACGGCGAAGCGGCGCGGGTCGAACTGGTCGCCGTGCCCCGCGACGAGCGGGACGACCGTGAAGCCGAACGTGACGAGGGTGCCGACCGGGACCACGACCGCGCGTGCCGACTCCGGGTCGACCGTGCGCAGACCGGCGGCCACGACGGCGATCGCCACCGCGACGACGAGCCCGACGAGGCTCCCGAGGACGACCAGGACCGAGCGACGTGCGCTCCCCCGGACGCCGCCCGCGAGCAGGTCGGCCCTCAGGCGGAGAAGCTGTGCAACCATTCCATGCTCTCTGCCACGACGCGGCCGCCCGCGAGTTCGACGAACTTGTCCTCGAGGCTCTTGCGCCCGCGGACCTGGGCCATCGTGCCGGAGGCGAGGACCTTGCCGCCGACGATGATCGCGACCGAGTCGCACGTGCGCTGGACGAGTTCCATCGAGTGGCTGGAGAGCACGACCGTGCCGCCACCCGCCGTGTAGCGACGCAGGATCTCCGTGATGGTCGCGGCGCTCACCGGGTCGACGGACTCGAACGGCTCGTCGAGCACGAGCACCCGCGGCGAGTGGATGAGCGTCGCGGCGAGCGCGATCTTCTTCGCCATGCCGACGGAGTAGTCCGCGACCTGGCGACCGAGGGCCTCACCGAGACCGAACGCCTCGGCGAGGTCGGCGCTGCGGTCCCGTGCCGTGGCGCCGTCGAGGCCCCGGAGCGTCGCCGAGTAGTAGAGGAGCTGTGCACCGGTGAGGCGGTCGAACAGCCGGAGCCGGTCGGGCAGGACGCCGAGGCTGCGCTTGGCGGCGGTCGGGTCGGCCCAGACGTCGTGGTCGAGCACGGTCACGGTGCCGGCGTCCGGACGGAGCAGGCCGGTGACCATGGAGAGCGTCGTGGTCTTGCCGGCGCCGTTCGGGCCGACGACGCCGAAGATCGAACCCTGGCGGATCTCGAGGTCGACCTCGTCCACGGCGAGGGTCTGGCCGTAGCGCTTCACGAGGCCCTCGGCGCGGAGGACCACGGGCTGCTTCGGTGCGGCGGCCGCGGGGCGCTTGGCGGTGGCCCGGGGCGCGCGCTTCTTCGACGGCGTGCTGCCCGCGGCGGTGTCGCTGCCCCGGCCGGCGTCGCTGCTGCCTGCGGCGGTGTCGCTGCTCGGGGCGGCATCGCTCGGCGGTGTGCTGCTCGACGTCGTCCGGGACGACGTTGCGCGGGCCGTCGCTCCGTCGCGCTGCGGCGGGCCGTCCGGGGCGCCGGCCGGACGTTTGACCCGCCCCTTGGCGCCGCGAGACCCCGACGGCCGCTTCGACGTCGTCTTCGCCGACGCAGGGAGCGCGGCGTCGCGCGTGTCGCCGGCCTCGTCGCGCGTGTCGGGAGCGTCGTCCGCTGCCGTGCCGGTCGCGTCCTCCGCTGCAGTGCCGGTCGTGTCCTCGACCGTCGGGGTCTCGACGCCGTCGGCCTCGATCGTGGTCGTGTCGTCGGTCATCTCGTCACCAGCGGGCGCGTCACGCGCATCCCCGTCCCCCATGTCGCTCTCGGCCTCGGTCAGCCAGGCAGCGTCGGACGTCGCGTACACGTCCTCGTCGTCTGCTCCTGCGGCCATCGCCCCACCGTACCAACGGTGCGACGACCGGTGGAGACCGTGACCGGACCGTCACCGACGTCGCCCGTGCGAGGGTCACGAAACGAGAACGAAGCGGCTCCGGGTGTACCCCGCCGGCCCGGTCGTTCCGTATCATTCACCGGGACACGCCGAAGTGTTCACCACTTGGAAACCCGCTCGGGCCGCCCAACGTGATGCAGCCCGCGCTGGGAGTCTGATCCGAGAAGCGCAGGGTTCACGGCGGATCCGGACCCTGCGGGAGCAGACTCGACCAGGCCCGCCCGTGCCCATCGGCGCGCGGGCGGACACCAGAAGGGACCAGCATGACCACGCAGATCGTCATCCTCGCCGCGGGGATGGGCAGCCGCCTCGGGCGCAGCCTGCCGAAGCCGCTGACGGAGCTCTCCGACGGCCGCACCATCATGCAGCAGCAGTTCGACAACATCCGCGCCGCGTTCGGCTCGAGCGCCCGCGTGACGATCGTCGTCGGCTACAAGTCGGAGTACATCGTCGAGGCCTTCCCCCAGGCGAACTTCGTCTACAACGAGTCCTACGACTCCACGAACACCTCGAAGAGCCTCCTCCGTGCGCTCAAGGCCACCGGCAAGAGCGGTGTGCTCTGGATGAACGGCGACGTCGTCTTCGACCCGCGCGCGCTCGTCCGTGCCGCGGACATGATCGACGAGGACCGCTCGTTCGTCAGCGTCAACACCGACAAGGTCTCCGACGAAGAGGTCAAGTACACCGTCGACGCCGAGGGCTTCATCGAGAAGCTCTCGAAGCAGGTCGTCGGTGGCCTCGGCGAAGCCGTCGGCATCAACTACGTCTCCGCCGCCGACAAGCAGGCACTCATCCGCCAGCTCGGCCGCGTGGACGACCAGGAGTACTTCGAGGGCGGCATCGAGGCGGCCATCGCCGAGGACGGGCTACGCTGGTCGCCGGTCGACATCTCGGACCTCTACGCGGTCGAGATCGACTTCGCCGAGGACCTCGAGCGCGCGAACAACCTGTTCGCCTGAACGATCCCCGTCCCCTCGGCGGTTCCGCCCGGAGGGAAACCGTGACCACAGCGAGTGCGCCGACCGTGCCCGCGGCTGCTGCCCCGATGGCCAGCCGGAGTGCCGGTCGGCGCTATCGCCATGCCCTCTGGCTGCTGACCGTCCGCGACCTCCGGGTCCGCTACTCGACGTCGGCGCTCGGCTACCTCTGGTCGATCCTCGACCCGCTCGTGATGTCGGCGATCTACTGGTTCGTCTTCACGCAGGTCTTCCACCGCGGCAAGGTGGGCGAGGAGCCGTACATCGTGTTCCTGCTCTCGGCACTCCTGCCGTGGATGTGGTTCACGGGCGCGGTGTCCGACTCGACCCGCGCGTTCACGAGCGAGGCCAAGCTCATCCGTTCGACGACGATCCCCCGGAGCATCTGGGTCGCCCGGATCGACGCGTCCAAGGGCATCGAGTTCGTGCTGAGCCTGCCGGTCCTCGCGATCTTCGTGCTCGCGACGGGTGCACACCTCCACTGGGAGGTCCTGCTCTACCCCCTGGCGATCGTGCTGCAGTGCGCGCTCATCTACGGTCTGGGCCTCATCGTCGCGCCGCTGGTGGTCTTCTTCCGCGACCTCGAACGCGCGGTCAAGCTGGTCCTGCGCTTCCTGTTCTACGCGTCGCCGATCATCTACGGCACGTCGGCACTCCCCGAGCGGTTCCGTGACCTGATGGCGCTGAACCCGCTCTCCGGGATCATCGGGATCTACCGCTCGGCCTTCTTCCCGAGCCAGCTGAACTGGCTCGAGGTGGCCTCGTCGACGGTCGTGACCGTGGTCGTCCTCGTCGTCGGCGTCGTCGTCTTCAAGCGGAGCGAGCACCGCGTCCTGAAGGAGCTCTGATGACCGCCACCGACCAGCCACGTCGCAGCACCACCACGACGCCCGTGATCTCCGTCCGCGGCGCCGGGATCCGGTTCAAGCGGAACCGTCGGGCTAGCCGCAGCTTCAAGGACCTCTTCGCCGGACGCAGCCGTCGGAAGCGCGGTGACGAATTCTGGGCGCTCCGCGACGTCTCCTTCGACGTCCGACCCGGCGAGGCCATCGGCGTCGTCGGTCGGAACGGCCAGGGCAAGTCCACCCTGCTCAAGCTCGTGGCACAGGTGATGCTCCCCGACGAGGGCCGCGTGCAGGTCGGCGCCGGCGTCGCACCGCTCATCGAGATCACCGGCGGGTTCGTCGGCGACCTGACGGTGCGGGACAACGTCTACCTCACGGCGGGCCTGCACGGCATGTCGCGAGCGGAGATCCGCGACGCCTTCGACGAGATCATCGCGTTCGCGGAGATCGGCGACTTCGTCGACACCCCGTACAAGCACCTGTCGAGCGGCATGAAGGTGCGGATCGCGTTCTCGGTCATCTCCCGCCTGGACGAACCGGTGCTGCTCGTGGACGAGGTCCTCGCCGTCGGCGACAAGGGGTTCCGCGAGAAGTGCTACAAGCGGATCGACGAGCTCCTGGCCGGAGGGCGGACGCTGTTCTTCGTCTCCCACAGCGACAAGGACCTGCGCCGGTTCTGCGACCGCGGGCTCTACCTCGACAAGGGGCAGCTGCAGTTCGACGGCCCGATCGACGAGGCCCTCGCACGCTACAGCGCCGACTACGCCTCCTGAGCAGGGCCCGGCACCCCTCCACAACGGCACGCACCACGGCCTCCCTCCACAACGCCGGGGGTCCACGGTCTCCCCGACCGCACCGACGTCGGTACCCCCACCTAGCGTTCGTGGCATGCACCCCACCGCCACCGCGTACCGTGTCCCGTTCCACCTCGACCGCACCGACGCCCCGCGCCGCTACACCCTCGTGAACACCGGGCCGGAGCCCGTCGACGGGTTGACGCTCACCCACCTGGGGACCGGCTACGCGCCACCGATGGCCGTCCGTCGGCTCGAACCGGGTCGGGCACTGTCCATCGCCGTGTTCGGAGCGGCCCCGGACGACACCGGCGCGGTGGTGCTCCGGTGGCGGCGACCCGACCGGACCGAGTACCTGTGGCAGGTGCCGCTCGTCGCCCACGCCACCGGACGCTGACGTGCCGTGGCGGCCGGGCCCGGACGGACGTCCGGGTCAGCGCCCGTCGTGCTCGGCCGCGACGGTGCGCCACCGCTCGAGCAGCTGCTCCACGGCCGCGTGGAACCGTGCGGTGGCCGCCCCGGGCGTCGTGTCGCCGAAGTACCGCTCGACCCAGTGCCGGAGGCGTGCCAGCTCCTCGGCGTCGTTCGCGGCGGCGTCGATCCGCTCGACGACGTCCGCCGCCTCCGACGCCTGCAGCCAGTTCGCGTCGCCCAGGTACCCACGTTCGTCGACGTCGGCTTCCGGTGACACCGGCCGCGTCACGATGAGCGGCTTCCCCACCGCGAGCCGGTCGTAGATCATCGCCGAGATGTCCGTGATGGCCACGTCGGCACCCGCGAGCTGCCAGCCGAGCGTCGGGCCGTCGTCGTACACGTGGTGGGCCGAGGGGTCGGCGGCGTTCGCGGCCGAGATCGCCGCGATGATGCGCTCGTGGGCGGCCTTGTACTCCGCGTCGAGCACGCCCGAGCGCGGGTGGGGTCGGTAGACGAACCGGTGCGCCGGCGACGCGAGCACCCGCTCGGCGATCGTCGTGCCGTGGCTCGCGATGGAGCCGTAGGCCGCGGCGGCACGGTCGCCCTCCCACGTCGGGGCGTACAGCACGACGGTGCGGCCGTCCGCGGGCCACGGGACCTCCGCGGCGAAGTGGTCGGCCTGGGGGCGGCCGATCGCGGTCGTCCGGGCGTCGAGGTCGTAGTCCCACAGCGCGGCGGCCAGGCGGTCACGAGCGGCGTCACCGGCGATCAGGGCGTGGTCGTACGCCTTGAACTGGTTCGTCGTCATGTACATCTTGTCGCTCTCGCCGTGGTTCACGAAGACGTGCCACATCCGCCCGTACCGCATCATCTGGAAGTTGCGGGCGTTCTGGTTGACGTAGAGGACGATCTTCGGGGCCTGCTCGTCCACGAACCGTTCGAGATCCACCACCTGTCGCGCGTACACGACCGGCACCGGCGACTCCTCGAGCAGGGCGAGCATGGCACCGGGGCTCCGCGAGATGATCGCGACCGGGTGCTCGGTGTACAGTTCCGCCAGGGGGCCGTACCACTGCCGGACCTGGTACAGATTCACGGGACCGTCGGCGAAGTAGACGGCGATCTCGGCGGACCGCGGCGCGAGCGGCGGCTCTGTCCGCAGCCGTCGGGCGAGGGTGTTCCGGTTCTGCCGTGACTTCAGGAGTCGCTGCACGAGCCGGACGGCCGTGCGCACGTCGCTGGTGATCGACATCGGTCTCCTCAGATGATCGGGGGGCGGCCGGCGAGCGTCATCCGCCCGATGGTCAACCACCCCATGGTCGCTGCCGGCCCGCAGTCCGTGGTCCAGCCCTCGCGCACGCCTCCGAACCACGTCGCCAGACGCCGGGGGTGCCGCCACCAGCGGGCGGCCTGGATCGCCGCCCACGAGCCGACGTACAGCGGCCGCAGCACCGGGGGCAGGTTCCGACGGGCGAGCCACACCCGGTTGCGGGCGTTCAGCCGGTAGTACTCACGGTGCCGTGCGGGATCGATCGCAGGGTGGTGCGCGACGAGGTCCCCCGCGTACCAGGTCCGGCGGCCCGCGTCCCACACGCGCCAGGCGAGCTCGATGCCCTCGTGCGCGTAGAAGTACGGCGCTCCCCAGCCACCGACCGTGCGGTAGACGTCGGTGGGGAGCACGACGGCGCCCTCCCACACGGAGAACACCGGGGACGACTCCGACGGCGAGCCCTTTCGGATGCGCGGGATCCAACGCGTCGGGTTCGCGGCACCGGTCGGGTCGACGACGCGGGGCTGCACGAGCCCCAGCGACGGGTCGTGCTCGAACAGTGCGATCGCGTCGCGCAGGAAGGTCGGCGACGGCACCGAGGCGTCGTCGTCGAGGAAGAACACGTAGTTGCCGTGGACGACCTCGGCGCCGGCGTTCCGCCCGGCCGGGATGCCGACGTTCTCGGGCAGCGCGAGCGCACGGACCCCCTCGGGCAGCCCGGTCGGCTCCCACCCGTTGCCGACGCACACGACGTCCAGTTCGACGTCCTGCTGCGCGAGGACGCTGTCGAGGCCCCGCCGCAGGTCGTCGGGGCGCGTGCCTTGCGACAGGCTCACCACGGCCACGCGGGGTCGTTCCCGGTGCGGGACCGCGTGGCGACGCACGGTCCCGGGCATCACGCGCGGACCCGCTTCGAGGCGATGATCGCGAGGAAGTGCCCGGCGGTCGCGAGGACCGCGAGCGGCAGGAGCGCCCCGACGAGGATCCGCGACGCCGTCGTGTCACCGATGACGAGTCCGAGGAGCGCGAACACGAACGCGAGGATGCTCAGCTCGACCGAGTGGTACAGGCGGTGGAACGGCAGGAAGCGAGCGGCCTTGCGGAGCGTCGCGAGTCGGCGGCCGGACGGCGCGGTCGAGGCGTCGCGGCGGTCGACGAGCTTCTCGAGCCCGGCGTTGGCGCGGGCCACGTGCACCATGTCGTTCAGCGCCTTGTTGAGGACGATCACGAGCCCGAGCGCGCAGCCGATCGTCGTCCACATCCAGTCCGCGTCGTGGACCGGCCACGTGGCGGCGCGGATGCCGAGGGCGATCGGGATCAGCCCCTCGGTCGTGTAGTGCCCGACCTTGTCGAGGAACACCCCGGCGGGCGAGTGCGTCCCGCGCCACCGGGCGACCTCGCCGTCGCTGCAGTCCACCAGCATCTGCAGCTGCCCGAGCACGAGCGCGAGCGCCGCGCCCCAGATGCCCGGGATCAGCAGGGCGGCCGCGACGCTCCAGCCGACGAGGATCATCAGTCCGGTGACCTGGTTCGCGCTCACCCGGGTCTTCAGCAGCACCCAGGTCAGGTACGGCGAGACGTCCCGGAGGTACAGCGAGGCCGTCCAGTGCTCGGCGTTCGCCCGCATCCGCACGGCGTCCGGCTGTGCGACCGCGCGGAGTTCGGCGATCGAGGTCGGCCGCGCGGCGCGTCCCGTGGTGGCGTCGTCGGTCATGTCGGTCACCGTCCCGTGTGCGTCGTGAGCTCGGACGTCCTGGTCAGGAAGCCGATGATGAACCCGATCCCCCAGCCGACGTGGATGCACGGCAGGACGACGAGGAGCCAGAGGAGCGTCGCCGCCCCTGATCGCCGAGCGACGGCGACGGCGCCGACCACGACGAAGAGCACGTACACGGCGGGGACCACGAACCCGAGCAGCGCCCACGCCGCACCGGTGCCCGTGGCGGCGCCGACGATCCCGACGACCCCGGCGACGATGCCGACCGCCATCGCCGCGACCATCGCCGGCGGGACGAAGTAGCGCAACCCGTTGTTCGCCGGGAACCGCCGGGCGAGTTCCCCGCGCCACAGCCCCGTCGCGACGAACTGCCGCACGAGCCGCTTCAGGCTCGGCCGCGGCCGGTAGGTGACGACGAGCTCCGGGGTGAACCAGACGGTGCCGCCGGTCTGCCGCAGCCGCCGGTTGAGCTCCCAGTCCTGGCCACGTTTGATGCCCTCGTCGAAGAGCCCGACCTCGAACAGCCGGTCGCGACGGAAGACGCCGAGGTACGCGGTCTCGGCCGGTCCGGCCTGCCCGCCGACGTGGTGCGGCGTGCCCCCGAGCCCGACCCGACTGCCGTACGCGAGGGCGACGGCCCGCTCGAACGGAGTGCGCCCCTCGGCGTGCATGATCCCGCCGACGTTGTCCGCGCCGGACTCCTGCAGCACACGGACGGCGATGCGGGTGTAGTCACGCGGCAGCACCGAGTGCGCATCGACCCGGACCACGACGGGGTGCTCGGACGCGCGGATCGCGACGTTCAGCCCGGCGGGGGTCGACCCCACCGGGTTCTCGATCGCCCGGATCCGCGGGTCGGCCGCGCTCATCTCCGCGACGAGCTCGTTCGTGCCGTCGATCGACGGCCCGAGCGCCAGGATGACCTCGAACGGACCGGCGTAGTCCTGGTCGAGCAGGCTCTGCACGGCAGCACGGACCTCGGTGACCTCGTTGAGCACGGGCATCACGTACGAGACGCCCGGCAGGGGCTGTCCGTCTGGCTGCATGCGTCCCTCGGGGTGGTGGCTTGGTGCGCGGGGCGCACCGCGAGCGGTGCCGCCCCGCAGAGCGACCATGAGCCTATCAAGCCGGGCACCGCCAGGACGGACGGGAGGCCCGGTGCCAGCTGGCACCGGGCCTCCAGGCCGACCGTCGGTCGCGTCAGCCCTTGCTGTCGTACGTTCCCAGGGTCACGTCCGCCGTGTAGGACTTCCCGCCACGGAGGTAGGTGATCTCGGTCTTCGTGCCGCCGGCGAAGAAGCGCACCTGAGCCGTCAGGTCGGTCGCGTCGGAGACGGTGGCCGAGCCGATCTTGGTGACGACGTCGCCCGCCTTGAGGCCCGCCTTCGCGGCCGCTCCACCGGACGTCACCGACTTGATCAGCGCGCCCATCTGCGTGGCGTTCGAGGCGTCGGTCGAGTCCGCGACCCCGGCGCCGAGCAGACCGTGCGTCGCCGAGCCGTTGTCCTTGATCTCGTTGGCCACGCGCTTGACGAGGTTGGACGGGATCGAGAAGCCGACGCCGATGCTGCCGGACTGCGACTCGGACGAGGAGCTGCCGGCGGACGCGATCGCGACGTTGATGCCGATGAGCTTGCCCTTCGAGTCGAGCAGCGCACCACCCGAGTTGCCCGGGTTGATCGACGCGTCGGTCTGGATGACCGGCAGCGACACCGTCGAGTTCGCCGAGGAGCTCGACCCGTTGTCGCCGTTGCCCCAGAAGTCGAACGGGCCGCCCTGGCTGCCGTTGCCGCCCTCGTTCGAGTCGCCGCCGGGGTTCGGGGCGCTCGACGTGACCTGGATGCTCCGGTTCAGCGTGGACACGATGCCGTCCGTGACGGTGTTCGACAGGCCGAGCGGCGCACCGATCGCGACGGCGGTGTCACCGACGTTGAGGTCGGACGAGTCCGCGAACGAGATCGGCTTCATGTCCGTCGCGTCGATCTTGATCACCGCGAGGTCGACCGTCGGGTCGGTGCCGATGAGCTTGGCGTCGTAGATCTTGCCGTCCGAGGTCGTGACGGTGATCTTGCCGTTCCCGCTGTCACCGTCGAGCGTCACCACGTGGGTGTTCGTGACGATGTAGCCGTCCTTGCTGAACACGACGCCCGAGCCGGTGCCGGCCTCGCTGCTCGCGGAGACGTTGATCGTCACCACGGACGGCGTGGCCTGCGCGGCGACGGCGGTGACCACGGTGGCGTTGTTGTAGTCGTTGACCGTCAGGTTGCCACCCTGCGCGGCGCTGCTCGTCGGGGTGCCGTTGCCGCCCGTCGCCGAGCCCGCGAGCCAGCCGGCGCCGCCGCCGACCAGACCGGCGATGACGATGCCGGCGACGAGGGGCAGGACGAGGCGGTTGCGGCCCTCGGCCTTCGTGCCCGCCGGTGCTGCGGTGGCGGAATCGGCGAAGTAGTGGCCGTTGCGCTGGTTCGAGCCGTCGACGTCTCCGAAG
This is a stretch of genomic DNA from Curtobacterium sp. 458. It encodes these proteins:
- a CDS encoding trypsin-like peptidase domain-containing protein, with amino-acid sequence MSDNTPHGQADDDRRAEETTSAETNGAERTTNGSAPDEHGQADHTDVIEPAAANETDVFPRADDQQTSQYTAPYPSVGDGRQGAYGQDAGRYGQGGQYGSGQSSQYGQASQYGSGQSSQYGQTGQYGSGQTSQYGSGQTSQYGSGQTSQYGQSSQYGQTSQYGQTSQYGQQGQYGSGQYGSGQQGQYGQQNPYGTHGSAYGQQTDRSQQNGQDRPRYGEYAQQTGSAAAPASASAYASAQAPGSATGAPASASSFGDVDGSNQRNGHYFADSATAAPAGTKAEGRNRLVLPLVAGIVIAGLVGGGAGWLAGSATGGNGTPTSSAAQGGNLTVNDYNNATVVTAVAAQATPSVVTINVSASSEAGTGSGVVFSKDGYIVTNTHVVTLDGDSGNGKITVTTSDGKIYDAKLIGTDPTVDLAVIKIDATDMKPISFADSSDLNVGDTAVAIGAPLGLSNTVTDGIVSTLNRSIQVTSSAPNPGGDSNEGGNGSQGGPFDFWGNGDNGSSSSANSTVSLPVIQTDASINPGNSGGALLDSKGKLIGINVAIASAGSSSSESQSGSIGVGFSIPSNLVKRVANEIKDNGSATHGLLGAGVADSTDASNATQMGALIKSVTSGGAAAKAGLKAGDVVTKIGSATVSDATDLTAQVRFFAGGTKTEITYLRGGKSYTADVTLGTYDSKG